The Paenibacillus amylolyticus genome contains the following window.
TATATTCACTGATGCGAAGACGATCAACCTCTTTCAGACGTTTCACGGTATCCAGGTTGATGCCTTGTGGGTCATGGATGTAGCCGCCTGAGTCACTACATGCCACGACTTTGGCTCCAAGCTCTTGTGCCTTCTGAATAGCATAGATGGATACATTCCCAGAGCCAGAGACAACAACAGTACTGTCATGGAAGCTGAGGTCTTTGGATTGCAGCATCTCCTTCACGAAGTACACACAGCCAAAGCCAGTGGCTTCCTTGCGTGCCAAGCTTCCTCCGTACAGCAGACCTTTACCTGTCAATACGCCTGCTTCATGCCCGCCATGAATACGTTTGTATTGACCGAACATGTAACCGATTTCCCTAGCGCCTACACCAATGTCACCTGCCGGTACATCGGTATCCGAGCCGATATATTTGTACAGCTCTGTCATGAAGCTTTGCGTGAAACGCATGACTTCCAGATCCGATTTTCCTTTGGGATCGAAGTCAGAACCGCCTTTACCACCGCCGATAGGCAGACCGGTCAAAGCATTTTTGAAGATCTGTTCGAAGCCGAGGAACTTAATGATGCCCGAGTATACAGAAGGGTGGAAGCGAAGTCCGCCTTTGTAAGGACCAATGGCACTGTTGAATTGCACCCGGAATCCACGGTTAACCTGAACTTTGCCCTGATCATCTACCCACGGGACACGGAATGTGATTACACGTTCTGGCTCGACAAGCTGTTCCAGCAGACTATGGTTCCTGTATTTAGGGTGTGCTTCAATAACAGGAATAAGGGAATCCAGAATTTCTTTGACAGCTTGATGGAACTCGTCTTCATGCGGATTTCTGGCGACAACCGACTCATAGACGGAATGAACATATTCTGCGGCAGTAACTTGAACGGACTCTGTAGTTTCTTTTGTTATCGTGGACACTTTTTCGATGCACTCCTTTATTGTGTTAAAGTCTGTAGATGCTTATTTGTATAAATTGCATAAAAGTTTGTAGTTAAATATACATTAAAGCAAATAAAAATACGAGATAAAAATCCATAAAATGTTTTTTATGCAGTAATTAAAATGTTCTATGGATCTACCACATGATGTGAAGAATTAGATTGTTAAATGGAAGATATGACCACAAATGATAATAAAAAAGCAAGTTAGCCGAATATACTGGATTAAAATATTAGTTTTGGTAAGATGGTAAGAAGGTCTCGTATCTCGGGGTCTTTTAACAATCAGAAGGAGGACAACAAGATGATGAAGAGAAACATGCCGATCAACATGGAGAACAAGGCTTGTATAGGGGGTGAAATCTACTATGAACCATAGGACTTCCCGCCATAATTGCAGAGAGAAGCTGGTGAGCCAGCTATTTACATTCGGTGAAGAGAAAAGAACATTTCTCGACGCCTATTTCGACGTGCGTGATCCGGAAAGAATACAATTGGAAAAACAACTGTCAGCATACACGGAGTATGTGGAAAAACTGCTCCTGGGCCCTGATGAAGATCTGGACTCGGCCGTATTGATTGGCAGTCATATCGATTTTGAATATATCGATTTTCATACGTCAGATTCGTTCATGATTGTCATGCCGGAAGATACGGATCCCGATGAGGGTCGGATTTCCTTCCTCTCTCCAGTGGGGAGTCAATTGTTGCTGGGCAGTAAAGGGGAAGTCAGATCGGTTCACACACCATCAGGTTCCATGCGGATACGCATCAC
Protein-coding sequences here:
- the gdhA gene encoding NADP-specific glutamate dehydrogenase; translation: MSTITKETTESVQVTAAEYVHSVYESVVARNPHEDEFHQAVKEILDSLIPVIEAHPKYRNHSLLEQLVEPERVITFRVPWVDDQGKVQVNRGFRVQFNSAIGPYKGGLRFHPSVYSGIIKFLGFEQIFKNALTGLPIGGGKGGSDFDPKGKSDLEVMRFTQSFMTELYKYIGSDTDVPAGDIGVGAREIGYMFGQYKRIHGGHEAGVLTGKGLLYGGSLARKEATGFGCVYFVKEMLQSKDLSFHDSTVVVSGSGNVSIYAIQKAQELGAKVVACSDSGGYIHDPQGINLDTVKRLKEVDRLRISEYIKEHPHATYTEGCEGIWSIPCDIALPCATQNEIDEEAAALLVKGGVKAIGEGANMPSTLAAIDVFHGAGVLFGPAKAANAGGVAVSALEMSQNSMRLSWSFEEVDAKLHDIMKNIYNSCVEAAEEYGCEGNLVAGANIAGFLKVADSMIAQGVV
- a CDS encoding GreA/GreB family elongation factor — translated: MNHRTSRHNCREKLVSQLFTFGEEKRTFLDAYFDVRDPERIQLEKQLSAYTEYVEKLLLGPDEDLDSAVLIGSHIDFEYIDFHTSDSFMIVMPEDTDPDEGRISFLSPVGSQLLLGSKGEVRSVHTPSGSMRIRITGIEFMSETLNGSALGGADHAL